Genomic DNA from Bifidobacterium sp. ESL0769:
AAGGAAGTTGCTCGTTACATTCGACCTGCGGTCCGTTGGGCGTTGCGAGCGGCCGGATTCCGCGTGCACCAACTTGATGTCGCGCAGGCGAGTGCTGAGGAAATCCGTTATATTTTATCGACTTGTGACATCATCTGGATAGGCGGTGGCAATAGCTTCTTTCTGTTGCATGCGCTGAGGCGTTCGAAGGCCGCCGACCTTATCATCGAACAGGTTGCAGCGGGCAAGACCTACGTTGGGGTCTCTGCGGGTGCTGTGGTCGCCGGACCGGATATCGGTTATATCGGCAAAATGGATGAGCGTGGTGCTGCCCCTATGCTTCAGGACGTCACCGGCCTCAATCTGGTCGATTTCCGAGTGGTCCCGCATCTCGACAACCCCGGTATGGGCCGTGCCGCCCGCGCCATCGCTGCCGCCGAGCGTGAGGAAGGCCATATCATTCACATATTGGGCGATGCCTGTACGCTCGTGATCAGAGACGGAAACATCCGCACGCATTTTCATCATCTGTTGCATCACCATTCTTTGTAAGTCTTCGGGTTCACTATCCGGGATCAGCATTATTGAGATTGCCGTTAATTCGGGATTTTCAGTATCGGGTATTGCCAGTATTGGGAATTGGCATTACCGAGAATTGCTGTTATTCGGGGTTCCTATTATCGGGTTTCTGTCTTTTGCGCTTCGACATTTTGTCAATTGCAATAATCGTCAAATTTCGCTTCGCCCATATACGATGGACACGGTATGTCGATATCGTCAAGCGAATGGCAGGAAGCGAAGATGTCAGCAAAATCATCGAAGCGGCAGATAAACGCAAGCCGGAAAAGGAAATCAGCAATGAAATCCAAGTCGTTGGCACCTCGCGTCTTACTGGCTGGTGCCGCGCTTGTAGGTGCAGGGCTTTGGGCGTTGGCTCCGCGTTCGCGCGAGGACCGCGAACGCCAGAACGTCATGAGCATGCCCGATGTTTTCTATGCCCATCGTGGTCTGCACGACGCCGGTTCGGGACTCACGAAACAATACCGGAAGACCGACGACGATTATATCGAACTTGCGCGTCGCATGGCCCGCAAGGCCGGTTATGGCGTGGGTCCGGAAAACGACGAGCGACCCATCGCCCCGGAAAACTCGCTCGCCGCTTTCGCCGCCGCCTGCGAAGCCGGGTACGGCATCGAGCTTGACCTGCAGCTCACCGCTGACAACAAGGTCGTCGTGGTCCATGACCCGGATCTGCTGCGCGTGGCCGGTTGCCCGCTGCGGATTGCAGACCTGACGTATGACGAATTGCGTCACATCCCGCTCTTCCCGAATCCCAGTGTATACGGGGACGCCAAGGCCGAGACGCTTTCGCAGGCGGAACTGGAAGCGGAGAAAATCATGCCGTTGCCGCAGCAGAGCCAGTACCAGCATGTCCCGCTGTTTTCCGACGTCTTGAAAGTCGTTGCCGGACGCGTGCCGATGATCGTCGAATACAAGTTTGAGGGCAATGAATGGGGCGCGCGCCAAAAGCTGCTGATGGAAAGCGGCGACGCTTTGCTGCGTGGCTACGACGGCCCGTACGTGGTGGAGTCTTTTAATCCGCTGGCGATGC
This window encodes:
- a CDS encoding glycerophosphodiester phosphodiesterase family protein, producing MKSKSLAPRVLLAGAALVGAGLWALAPRSREDRERQNVMSMPDVFYAHRGLHDAGSGLTKQYRKTDDDYIELARRMARKAGYGVGPENDERPIAPENSLAAFAAACEAGYGIELDLQLTADNKVVVVHDPDLLRVAGCPLRIADLTYDELRHIPLFPNPSVYGDAKAETLSQAELEAEKIMPLPQQSQYQHVPLFSDVLKVVAGRVPMIVEYKFEGNEWGARQKLLMESGDALLRGYDGPYVVESFNPLAMRWYRQNHPEVFRGQLAQPSGFTGKSIENAVAWLAGKLGFNWISRPDFVAYDWSGGHSLPLRLVRALGVVPVAWTPRSAEELQHCGRDFDYFIFESFVPQKD
- a CDS encoding Type 1 glutamine amidotransferase-like domain-containing protein, which translates into the protein MGKVILASSPFPALRSLLGTLPKRNALHSALRIAYIPTADKKEVARYIRPAVRWALRAAGFRVHQLDVAQASAEEIRYILSTCDIIWIGGGNSFFLLHALRRSKAADLIIEQVAAGKTYVGVSAGAVVAGPDIGYIGKMDERGAAPMLQDVTGLNLVDFRVVPHLDNPGMGRAARAIAAAEREEGHIIHILGDACTLVIRDGNIRTHFHHLLHHHSL